The genomic window AGACTGGAACGATCGATATAGATCATTTCAATGACTACTTTGATCAAATTCACGTAGAAAAACTTTAGGAGGAAAATAAAATGAATGACTCATTAAAACAGTCCGCTATGAAACGTTTGGCAAATAAAGACGGAGTAATCGCCGCATTAGCTATTGATCAACGTGGCGCTATGAAAAAAATGATGACCCGCTTTCAGCCTTCAACAGACGATAAAGAAATTGAGGCGTTTAAAACCCTCGTTTCAGAGGAATTGACGCCTTATGCCTCGTCGATTTTACTTGATCCTGAATACGGTCTTCCAGCAAGTAAGGCGCGTGACAAAGAAGCTGGGTTACTTTTGGCTTATGAAAAAACGGGTTATGATTCTTCTGTAAAAGGGCGCTTTCCTGATTTACTTGATCACTGGTCTGTTCGACGTCTGAAAGAAGCTGGAGCAGATGCTTGTAAATTCTTACTCTATTATGATGTCGATGAAAGTGTTGAGATCAATGATCGAAAAAAAGCATTTGTTGAAAGAATCGCCTCCGAATGTATCGCAGAGGATCTCCCTTTTTATCTAGAGCTTCTTTCGTATGATGACACGATCGACGACCCACAGTCGAAAGAATATGCACAGATCAAGCCTCGAAAAGTGATCGAAATGATGAAAACTTTTTCTGAGCCTCAATTTCATGTAGATGTATTAAAGGTAGAAGTTCCGGTAAACATGAACTTCGTTAAGGGCTTTGGTGAAGAGAGTATCTACACCAAAGAACAGGCGCAAGCCTATTTTCTCGAGCAAAGTAGTATAACAGATATTCCCTTCATCTTTTTAAGTGCAGGCG from Enterococcus sp. 9E7_DIV0242 includes these protein-coding regions:
- the lacD gene encoding tagatose-bisphosphate aldolase, which produces MNDSLKQSAMKRLANKDGVIAALAIDQRGAMKKMMTRFQPSTDDKEIEAFKTLVSEELTPYASSILLDPEYGLPASKARDKEAGLLLAYEKTGYDSSVKGRFPDLLDHWSVRRLKEAGADACKFLLYYDVDESVEINDRKKAFVERIASECIAEDLPFYLELLSYDDTIDDPQSKEYAQIKPRKVIEMMKTFSEPQFHVDVLKVEVPVNMNFVKGFGEESIYTKEQAQAYFLEQSSITDIPFIFLSAGVSADLFKETLRFAKEAGSTFNGVLCGRATWAGGVEPFIKNGETAAREWLQSTGRKNIEELNAVLKETATPYTEKN